In one window of Corallococcus macrosporus DNA:
- a CDS encoding carbohydrate porin, with amino-acid sequence MRGRAFGAWVLAWVLLCAGPAFAAETKMPPGLTGEWGGARGLLYELGVALQVRYVTELAYNARGGKGHALRQAGQLNVGLGLDLEKLAGVKGGTFQFTFTHRNGNNLNADMALGNLQLVQEVYGRGNVGRLTQLWYDQLFWDGRVHLKLGRVTMGEDTADFPCDFQNLTFCGAQPGNIVGNYWFNWPVSQWGTRLRVDMAKVAYVQLAAYEVNPRNLEEAFFLGRFNGATGVMLPLELGWNPKFGGGRLEGLYKLGAWYDTSNAPDILLDGVERDGRYGAYLVARQQLTHVLGAENPAQGLNVFLRLTHADRRTSAQDSQYALGLGYTGVFGRADDDVGFALGTTHSNGRYVSAQRAKQAQDSATVVPRTEYLGELYYSLHATQWLVLRPNLQFIRPGGDEDARDIVVLGLKGALTL; translated from the coding sequence ATGCGGGGACGGGCTTTCGGGGCGTGGGTGCTGGCCTGGGTCCTGCTGTGCGCGGGGCCGGCCTTCGCCGCCGAGACGAAGATGCCTCCGGGCCTCACGGGTGAGTGGGGCGGGGCGCGCGGGCTGCTCTACGAGCTGGGCGTCGCGCTCCAGGTCCGCTACGTGACGGAGCTCGCCTACAACGCGCGCGGCGGCAAGGGACACGCGCTGCGGCAGGCGGGCCAGCTCAACGTGGGGCTGGGCCTGGACCTGGAGAAGCTGGCGGGCGTGAAGGGCGGCACCTTCCAGTTCACGTTCACGCACCGCAACGGCAACAACCTGAACGCGGACATGGCGCTGGGCAACCTCCAGCTGGTGCAGGAGGTGTACGGGCGCGGCAACGTGGGGCGCCTCACGCAGCTCTGGTACGACCAGCTCTTCTGGGACGGGCGGGTGCACCTGAAGCTGGGCCGCGTCACCATGGGCGAGGACACGGCGGACTTCCCCTGTGACTTCCAGAACCTGACCTTCTGCGGCGCGCAGCCCGGCAACATCGTGGGCAACTACTGGTTCAACTGGCCGGTGAGCCAGTGGGGCACGCGGCTGCGCGTGGACATGGCGAAGGTGGCCTACGTGCAGCTGGCCGCGTACGAGGTGAACCCGCGCAACCTGGAGGAGGCCTTCTTCCTGGGGCGCTTCAACGGGGCGACGGGCGTGATGCTGCCCCTGGAGCTGGGGTGGAACCCGAAGTTCGGGGGCGGGCGGCTGGAGGGGCTCTACAAGCTGGGCGCCTGGTACGACACGTCCAACGCGCCCGACATCCTGCTGGACGGCGTGGAGCGGGACGGGCGCTATGGCGCGTACCTCGTCGCGCGGCAGCAGCTCACGCACGTCCTGGGCGCGGAGAACCCCGCGCAGGGGCTCAACGTCTTCCTGCGCCTGACGCACGCGGACCGGCGGACCTCCGCGCAGGACAGCCAGTACGCGCTGGGGCTGGGGTACACCGGCGTCTTCGGCCGGGCGGATGACGACGTGGGCTTCGCGCTGGGCACCACGCACTCCAACGGCCGCTACGTCTCCGCCCAGCGGGCGAAGCAGGCCCAGGACTCCGCCACCGTGGTGCCGCGCACGGAGTACCTGGGCGAGCTGTACTACAGCCTCCACGCGACGCAGTGGCTCGTGCTGCGGCCCAACCTCCAGTTCATCCGTCCCGGCGGTGACGAGGACGCGCGCGACATCGTCGTGCTGGGCCTCAAGGGCGCACTGACCCTGTAG
- the aspS gene encoding aspartate--tRNA ligase — protein sequence MAVPFISEVKRTHTCGQLTAANVGEEVVLFGWVHNRRDHGGAVFIDLRDREGLTQVVFEPDSKEAHETAGHLRLEYCIGIKGKVLSRGKNVNPKMKTGEIEVKASDLTIFNRSEPTPFLIEDNVETSEEKRLAHRYLDLRRGPLQKTLMTRSKMNTLARSYMAGNGFLELETPFMGKYTPGGARNFLVPSRLNPGKFYALAESPQLYKQLFMVAGFDRYFQIVKCFRDEDLRLDRQPEFTQIDVEMSFVTQDDIFTIIEGLLKKLWGEVLGIDIPTPFMRMDFYESMAKYGNDKPDLRFGLEHVVLTDVIREHGAQGGVPMMWDAVQEKGIVKAMVVPAEKALSRAESDKLEDFAKQAGAKGLARAKVGEGGEWTQSPLSKTITPALRQAINQAVGAKTGDLILFQFGKESLVHTVMANLRVHVAKKLGLIPEYGSGGQWKFLWVVNPPLFEFDEETNTWAAAHHAFTRPHDEDVQYLGTDPGRVKCHRYDVVLNGFEIGGGSIRLHDPKVQSEVFKALGIQEEEARVKFGFLLDALKFGAPPHGGIALGMDRLVMLLTGAESLRDVIPFPKTKTGTDTMTGAPGDVDEKQLRDLHVRTVPLPQK from the coding sequence ATGGCGGTCCCGTTCATTTCCGAGGTCAAGCGTACCCACACCTGCGGTCAGCTCACGGCCGCGAACGTTGGCGAAGAAGTGGTCCTCTTCGGCTGGGTGCACAACCGCCGCGACCACGGCGGCGCGGTGTTCATCGACCTGCGGGACCGTGAAGGACTCACCCAGGTGGTGTTCGAGCCGGACAGCAAGGAAGCGCACGAGACGGCCGGCCACCTGCGCCTGGAGTACTGCATCGGCATCAAGGGCAAGGTGCTGTCGCGCGGCAAGAACGTGAACCCGAAGATGAAGACGGGGGAGATCGAGGTGAAGGCCTCGGACCTGACCATCTTCAACCGCTCGGAGCCCACGCCGTTCCTCATCGAGGACAACGTGGAGACGTCCGAGGAGAAGCGCCTGGCGCACCGCTACCTGGACCTGCGCCGCGGGCCGCTCCAGAAGACGCTGATGACGCGCTCGAAGATGAACACGCTGGCGCGCTCCTACATGGCGGGCAACGGCTTCCTGGAGCTGGAGACGCCCTTCATGGGCAAGTACACGCCGGGCGGCGCGCGCAACTTCCTGGTCCCCAGCCGCCTGAACCCGGGCAAGTTCTACGCGCTGGCGGAGAGCCCGCAGCTCTACAAGCAGCTCTTCATGGTCGCGGGCTTCGACCGGTACTTCCAGATCGTGAAGTGCTTCCGTGACGAGGACCTGCGCCTGGACCGGCAGCCGGAGTTCACGCAGATCGACGTGGAGATGAGCTTCGTCACCCAGGACGACATCTTCACCATCATCGAAGGCCTGCTGAAGAAGCTGTGGGGCGAGGTGCTGGGCATCGACATCCCGACGCCCTTCATGCGCATGGACTTCTACGAGTCCATGGCGAAGTACGGCAACGACAAGCCGGACCTGCGCTTCGGGCTGGAGCACGTGGTGCTCACCGACGTCATCCGCGAGCACGGCGCCCAGGGCGGCGTGCCCATGATGTGGGACGCGGTGCAGGAGAAGGGCATCGTCAAGGCGATGGTCGTCCCGGCGGAGAAGGCGCTGTCGCGCGCGGAGAGCGACAAGCTGGAGGACTTCGCGAAGCAGGCGGGCGCCAAGGGCCTGGCGCGCGCGAAGGTGGGCGAGGGCGGTGAGTGGACCCAGTCCCCGCTGTCCAAGACCATCACGCCGGCGCTGCGGCAGGCCATCAACCAGGCCGTGGGTGCGAAGACGGGCGACCTCATCCTGTTCCAGTTCGGGAAGGAGTCGCTGGTGCACACGGTGATGGCGAACCTGCGCGTGCACGTGGCGAAGAAGCTGGGGCTGATTCCGGAGTACGGCAGCGGCGGCCAGTGGAAGTTCCTCTGGGTGGTGAACCCGCCCCTCTTCGAGTTCGACGAGGAGACGAACACCTGGGCCGCGGCGCACCACGCCTTCACCCGTCCGCACGACGAGGACGTGCAGTACCTGGGCACGGACCCGGGCCGCGTGAAGTGCCACCGCTACGACGTGGTGCTCAACGGCTTCGAGATTGGCGGTGGCTCCATCCGCCTGCACGACCCGAAGGTGCAGAGCGAAGTGTTCAAGGCGCTGGGCATCCAGGAGGAGGAGGCGCGCGTGAAGTTCGGCTTCCTGCTGGACGCGCTCAAGTTCGGCGCGCCCCCGCACGGCGGCATCGCGCTGGGCATGGACCGCCTGGTGATGCTGCTGACGGGCGCGGAGTCCCTGCGTGACGTGATTCCGTTCCCCAAGACGAAGACGGGCACGGACACGATGACGGGCGCCCCCGGCGACGTGGACGAGAAGCAGCTGCGCGACCTGCACGTGCGCACGGTGCCGCTGCCGCAGAAGTAG
- a CDS encoding M14 family metallopeptidase, whose translation MPTPKLLTRAEATDYQETSRSADVVAFVDALCAQTKLAKRVDFGQSGEGQPLMSLILSDRNCFTPELAKKQKKLIVMVEANIHAGEVEGKETLQALARDLTLTSMGKKLLDRLCIVFVPNFNPDGNDRISKGNRALDLKNLEGQVNPPGGVGMRYTGEGWNLNRDNMKQEAPETRALAKLYQAWWPHLFVDCHTTDGSIHGFDLTFDIPHGNAELLHTSRDYNRELAERVSAAVKTKHGFDSFWYGNFRKEGDPRSGWHTYPALPRFGSHYRGLLGRLDVLLETYSYIDFPRRCAVIRAWVLELIRDAARYAKEYRRVTEFEEAAIIARGQNPSVREWVGINYGVAQRASDGALVFDYPAYVKDGDTAVINSFDEASIEARRYPGKRKKVYKTPHHRTFVPTQVVSTPAGYLVPASLASRLDGHGIRYEKLAKAQRFQVDSYRIARKEETFSPDVAANVPPPGQDEVPLSQKPKPVRFETILTVAPERSEQEFPAGTLLVGTDQRTGTLITYLLEPHSDDGFCRWQFLDDSLKVGELYPIHRVVESTRAPQKVE comes from the coding sequence ATGCCCACTCCCAAGCTGCTCACCCGCGCGGAAGCCACCGACTACCAGGAAACGTCCCGCAGCGCCGACGTGGTCGCCTTCGTCGACGCCCTGTGTGCCCAGACGAAGCTCGCGAAGCGCGTGGACTTCGGCCAGAGCGGTGAAGGCCAGCCGCTCATGTCGCTCATCCTCAGCGACCGCAACTGCTTCACGCCGGAGCTGGCGAAGAAGCAGAAGAAGCTCATCGTGATGGTGGAGGCCAACATCCACGCCGGTGAGGTGGAGGGCAAGGAGACCCTCCAGGCGCTCGCGCGCGACCTCACGCTCACGTCCATGGGCAAGAAGCTCCTGGACCGGCTGTGCATCGTCTTCGTCCCCAACTTCAACCCGGACGGCAACGACCGCATCAGCAAGGGCAACCGCGCGCTGGACCTGAAGAACCTGGAGGGCCAGGTCAACCCGCCCGGCGGCGTGGGCATGCGCTACACGGGCGAGGGCTGGAACCTCAACCGCGACAACATGAAGCAGGAGGCCCCGGAGACGCGCGCCCTGGCGAAGCTGTACCAGGCATGGTGGCCGCACCTCTTCGTGGACTGCCACACCACCGACGGCAGCATCCACGGGTTCGACCTCACCTTCGACATCCCGCACGGCAACGCGGAGCTCCTGCACACCTCGCGCGACTACAACCGCGAGCTGGCCGAGCGCGTGTCCGCCGCGGTGAAGACGAAGCACGGCTTCGACAGCTTCTGGTACGGCAACTTCCGCAAGGAGGGCGACCCGCGCTCCGGCTGGCACACCTACCCCGCCCTGCCCCGCTTCGGCAGCCACTACCGCGGCCTGCTGGGCCGGCTGGACGTGCTCTTGGAGACGTACAGCTACATCGACTTCCCCCGCCGCTGCGCCGTCATCCGCGCGTGGGTGCTGGAGCTCATCCGCGACGCGGCCCGCTACGCGAAGGAGTACCGCCGCGTCACCGAGTTCGAGGAGGCGGCCATCATCGCGCGCGGCCAGAACCCCAGCGTGCGCGAGTGGGTGGGCATCAACTACGGCGTCGCGCAGCGCGCGTCGGACGGCGCGCTGGTGTTCGACTACCCGGCCTACGTGAAGGACGGTGACACCGCCGTCATCAACTCCTTCGACGAGGCGAGCATCGAAGCCCGGCGCTACCCGGGCAAGCGCAAGAAGGTCTACAAGACGCCGCACCACCGCACCTTCGTGCCCACGCAGGTCGTGAGCACGCCGGCCGGGTACCTGGTGCCCGCGTCGCTGGCCTCGCGCCTGGACGGCCACGGCATCCGCTACGAGAAGCTGGCCAAGGCGCAGCGCTTCCAGGTGGACAGCTACCGCATCGCGCGCAAGGAGGAGACCTTCAGCCCGGACGTCGCCGCCAACGTGCCGCCCCCGGGACAGGACGAGGTGCCGCTCAGCCAGAAGCCCAAGCCGGTGCGCTTCGAGACCATCCTCACCGTGGCCCCCGAGCGCTCCGAGCAGGAGTTCCCCGCCGGCACCCTGCTGGTGGGCACCGACCAGCGCACGGGCACGCTCATCACCTACCTGCTGGAGCCGCACTCGGACGACGGCTTCTGCCGCTGGCAGTTCCTGGATGACAGCCTGAAGGTGGGCGAGCTGTACCCCATCCACCGGGTGGTGGAGTCCACGCGGGCCCCCCAGAAGGTGGAGTAG
- a CDS encoding cupin-like domain-containing protein codes for MERRSRLAPAEFFHEYYRRNRPVVIEGLMEDWPARTRWTPAWMAEHFGDETVEVMAGRDAQELPDLHADRLRRDVPLRELLARFDGAPANDMYLVARNSLLLREAFRPLLEDLRAPEGYIHPDLREPDRVHLWLGPAGTLSNLHHDHLNVLFCQVWGRKQVWLAPSWETPWMSNVRGFYSAVDVLAPDLERFPDFARVALHTVEVGPGDTLFIPVGWWHALRALDPSLSVTFVSFEQTPGLNTFWREGWLGATPPEEHR; via the coding sequence GTGGAGCGGCGGTCACGGCTGGCTCCAGCGGAATTCTTCCATGAGTATTACCGGCGCAACCGGCCGGTTGTGATTGAGGGGCTGATGGAGGACTGGCCGGCGCGGACGCGCTGGACGCCCGCGTGGATGGCCGAGCATTTCGGCGATGAGACGGTGGAGGTGATGGCGGGGCGCGATGCCCAGGAGCTGCCGGACCTCCACGCGGACCGCCTGCGCCGGGACGTGCCGCTGCGGGAGCTGCTGGCGCGGTTCGACGGGGCGCCGGCGAACGACATGTATCTGGTGGCTCGAAACAGCCTGTTGTTGCGCGAGGCGTTCCGGCCGCTGCTGGAGGACCTGCGCGCGCCGGAGGGCTACATCCACCCGGACCTGCGCGAGCCCGACCGCGTGCACCTGTGGCTGGGGCCGGCGGGGACGCTGTCCAACCTGCACCATGATCACCTCAACGTCCTGTTCTGCCAGGTGTGGGGACGCAAGCAGGTGTGGCTGGCGCCGTCGTGGGAGACGCCGTGGATGTCCAACGTGCGCGGCTTCTACAGCGCGGTGGATGTGCTGGCGCCGGACCTGGAGCGCTTCCCGGACTTCGCCCGGGTGGCGTTGCACACGGTGGAGGTGGGGCCGGGAGACACGCTCTTCATCCCGGTGGGGTGGTGGCATGCGCTGCGGGCGCTGGACCCGAGCCTGTCGGTGACGTTCGTGAGCTTCGAGCAGACACCCGGCCTCAACACCTTCTGGCGGGAGGGCTGGCTGGGCGCCACGCCTCCGGAGGAGCACCGATGA
- a CDS encoding cupin-like domain-containing protein gives MALSPSWDAWLSENLLRGVPEAALARALVAGGVAPEEARAEVARARRHPAVEAGAVHGARAAEVVALLEARAALHGQSRRGVERRRGVSAEEFQARYYRAHRPVVLVDFLEGWPLLERWRPEALARDYGDVEVEVMAGREARADHDVSPDACRTVMRLGDFLRRLEQGGPTNDLYLTARNFALERPELRGLLDDLRPAPGFVYPKRQHGGIKLWVGPAGTRTALHHDVDSVLFCQVHGRKRFWLVPSFETPRLYNHTHVWSAVDAAAPDLERFPDFARAHVHEVVVGPGEMLFIPVGWWHQVHALDVSVSLTFQSLDVPGGNTRWHTFG, from the coding sequence ATGGCCCTGTCACCCTCGTGGGATGCGTGGCTGTCGGAGAACCTGCTGCGGGGCGTGCCGGAGGCGGCGCTGGCCCGGGCGCTGGTCGCCGGAGGGGTGGCCCCGGAGGAGGCGCGGGCGGAGGTGGCTCGCGCCCGGCGGCACCCGGCGGTGGAGGCCGGGGCGGTGCACGGCGCGCGGGCGGCGGAGGTGGTGGCGCTCCTGGAGGCTCGCGCGGCGCTGCATGGGCAGTCGCGCCGGGGCGTGGAGCGGCGGCGGGGCGTGTCCGCGGAGGAGTTCCAGGCGCGCTACTACCGGGCGCACCGTCCCGTCGTCCTGGTGGACTTCCTGGAGGGCTGGCCGCTCCTGGAGCGCTGGCGGCCGGAGGCGCTGGCGCGGGACTACGGCGACGTGGAGGTGGAGGTCATGGCGGGCCGCGAAGCCCGCGCGGACCATGACGTGTCCCCGGACGCGTGCCGCACGGTGATGCGGCTGGGGGACTTCCTGCGCCGGCTGGAGCAGGGCGGGCCCACCAACGACCTGTACCTCACCGCTCGCAACTTCGCGCTGGAGCGGCCGGAGCTGCGGGGGCTCCTGGATGACCTGCGGCCGGCCCCGGGCTTCGTGTACCCGAAGCGGCAGCACGGCGGCATCAAGCTATGGGTGGGCCCGGCCGGGACGCGCACGGCGCTGCACCATGACGTGGACTCGGTGCTGTTCTGCCAGGTCCATGGGCGCAAGCGCTTCTGGCTGGTCCCGTCCTTCGAGACGCCCCGCCTGTACAACCACACGCACGTGTGGAGCGCCGTGGACGCCGCGGCGCCGGACCTGGAGCGCTTCCCGGACTTCGCCCGCGCGCACGTGCACGAGGTGGTGGTGGGCCCCGGGGAGATGCTCTTCATCCCCGTGGGCTGGTGGCACCAGGTGCACGCCCTGGACGTGAGCGTGTCCCTGACGTTCCAGTCGCTGGACGTGCCGGGCGGAAACACGCGGTGGCACACCTTCGGCTGA
- a CDS encoding AraC family transcriptional regulator ligand-binding domain-containing protein, translating to MTSSAPPSLSARLARQGLLAAAKQGVPVERLCEELGLRWSELEDPEARIPYAALDEILERAVALTGDDNLGLHMTGLDVMDADDPASLVILTSAHLREAMARGCRYQRVWGDGERFVVEDTPRGVRMRFTPVGPSWRPAHRHLTELALVQLAMGVRVFTGADVRPLRARFVHAAPADTREHEALFGCPLEFSALASDLEFSHADADRPFVHADALLNAVFEHQARRALERLPVTDTLSDRVREQVRRTLAGGDFSFTAVARALRVPPRTLQRQVAAEGRTYEGILEALRRELSQGYLQRRMSIAEVSFLLGYADPVAFHRAFKRWWNTSPEAFRRSRAGG from the coding sequence GTGACGTCCTCCGCTCCTCCTTCGCTCTCCGCCCGGCTTGCACGTCAGGGCCTGCTCGCGGCGGCGAAGCAGGGCGTGCCCGTGGAACGGCTCTGCGAGGAACTGGGCCTGCGATGGTCGGAGCTGGAGGACCCGGAGGCGCGCATCCCCTACGCCGCCCTGGACGAAATCCTGGAGCGCGCGGTGGCGCTCACCGGGGATGACAATCTGGGCCTCCACATGACCGGGCTGGACGTGATGGACGCGGATGACCCCGCGTCGCTCGTCATCCTCACCAGCGCCCACCTGCGCGAGGCCATGGCGCGCGGCTGCCGCTACCAGCGCGTCTGGGGCGACGGTGAGCGCTTCGTGGTGGAGGACACGCCGCGCGGGGTGCGCATGCGATTCACGCCGGTGGGCCCGTCCTGGCGGCCCGCGCACCGGCACCTCACCGAGCTGGCGCTGGTGCAACTGGCCATGGGCGTGCGCGTCTTCACCGGCGCGGACGTGCGGCCCCTGCGCGCGCGCTTCGTCCACGCGGCGCCCGCGGACACGCGCGAGCACGAAGCCCTCTTCGGCTGTCCGCTGGAGTTCAGCGCCCTGGCCAGTGACCTGGAGTTCTCCCACGCGGACGCGGACCGGCCCTTCGTCCACGCGGACGCGCTGCTCAACGCCGTCTTCGAACACCAGGCCCGCCGCGCGCTGGAGCGGCTGCCCGTCACCGACACCCTGTCGGACCGCGTGCGCGAACAGGTGCGGCGGACGCTGGCGGGCGGCGACTTCTCCTTCACCGCCGTGGCGCGGGCCCTGCGCGTTCCCCCGCGGACGTTGCAGCGCCAGGTGGCTGCGGAGGGCCGCACCTACGAAGGCATCCTGGAGGCGCTGCGGCGCGAGCTGTCCCAGGGCTACCTCCAGCGGCGCATGTCCATCGCGGAGGTGTCCTTCCTGCTGGGGTACGCGGATCCGGTGGCCTTCCACCGCGCCTTCAAGCGCTGGTGGAACACGTCCCCGGAGGCCTTCCGCCGGTCCCGCGCAGGGGGCTGA
- a CDS encoding CHAT domain-containing protein — translation MAGMWQTPRGTRLPGRNGVTRIGGLLALVLCMALGFVAVRAWRQHGSGPETPALWLSDAPHRPLEVRLSHPAADGYRPYAPPRGGDTLAPPVPLGALSRLEERGDAHGVGISYLLHGDTEQALAYLTRTSPSLDRDSDLAAVAILRGRSDEALTLLDATLEAMPEHPQARWNQAVMARELGLTLLAATAFEAVAAKGEPGWSDEAREQARTLRARFQSRADAWKATHEAFLARLRSPQAPLPLEGAARFPGMARESFYELLATAEDAAQVQELLPLARVLDHAAGGTLLEDTVKRVAALDFARRAPLAREYAKLVQDAHPNPASLIERLRQETTAKDVLLGALLRTPGVARTQEELRALTVGEPDPWVLSRVAQEVARLEDLAGQGPQAGDRLREMLNECRANKLPLRCVDVLLRLSSRATASNRLLEAEESAQAAWQEAAALGEWDREGFALVMLANATRFQVRVALSRAYLVESLARQPDDCRARTQAHLNLASLALMRFRPQEARQELEESLACGQSPGLQSAWILADLARLAPRPSDEARLKAALDRATPLRENAGRRVLATLIRGRFEVDRDWQQGQQVLRQAIAEAEPLLRVNADARDARAVAFQTLAVSAGHAGAFREAMNVVAESLQVPVPEGCVLAAAVEAERTVTVVRGTKGQVQGRYDASRTTPLRDDLTGLVPDDLVALLRDCPRVAVLAAPPLDSRAGILPSDLAWSYRVSTGMQTASSAKPPLHVVVSDVEPPMTLRLARLPSAMDVDLAGAQRLLRLKGAQATPERVLEAMEQATDIDIHAHGVVDRALSDATIIALSPQQDGRYALTAEELRRRHLRGAPLVVLGACSAARLAPILHETSSLPQAFVASGARAVFAATAEIPNDAGAFFRAVRERIQSGEEPSQALRAERLDWSSKQPGMRWVNKVLLYQ, via the coding sequence ATGGCTGGCATGTGGCAGACGCCCCGAGGCACGCGCCTTCCGGGGCGCAATGGCGTGACGCGCATCGGCGGCCTTTTGGCCCTGGTGCTCTGCATGGCCCTGGGCTTCGTCGCCGTGCGCGCCTGGAGGCAGCACGGCTCCGGGCCGGAGACCCCGGCGCTGTGGCTCTCGGACGCGCCCCACCGTCCCCTGGAGGTGCGCCTGAGCCACCCCGCCGCGGATGGCTACCGCCCGTATGCGCCGCCCCGGGGCGGGGACACGCTGGCCCCACCGGTGCCGCTGGGCGCGCTGTCCCGCCTGGAGGAGCGCGGGGATGCGCACGGCGTGGGCATCAGCTACCTGCTGCATGGCGACACGGAGCAGGCGCTCGCGTACCTGACGCGCACGTCGCCGTCGCTGGACCGGGACAGCGACCTGGCCGCCGTCGCCATCCTGCGCGGCCGCTCCGACGAGGCCCTGACGTTGCTGGACGCCACGCTGGAGGCCATGCCCGAGCACCCGCAGGCGCGCTGGAACCAGGCCGTGATGGCGCGCGAGCTGGGGCTGACGCTGCTGGCGGCCACGGCGTTCGAGGCGGTGGCCGCGAAGGGCGAGCCCGGCTGGAGCGACGAGGCGCGCGAGCAGGCGCGGACGTTGCGCGCCCGCTTCCAGTCGCGAGCGGATGCATGGAAGGCCACGCACGAGGCGTTCCTCGCCCGGCTGCGCTCGCCCCAGGCGCCGCTGCCGCTGGAGGGCGCGGCCCGCTTCCCGGGCATGGCGCGCGAGTCCTTCTACGAGCTGCTGGCGACCGCGGAGGACGCCGCGCAGGTCCAGGAGCTGCTGCCGCTGGCGCGGGTGCTGGACCATGCGGCCGGTGGCACCCTGCTGGAGGACACCGTGAAGCGGGTGGCGGCGCTGGACTTCGCGCGCCGGGCACCGTTGGCGCGGGAGTACGCGAAGCTGGTGCAGGACGCGCATCCCAATCCGGCGAGCCTCATCGAGCGGCTGCGCCAGGAGACCACGGCGAAGGACGTGCTGCTGGGCGCGCTGCTGCGCACGCCGGGCGTGGCGCGCACGCAGGAGGAGCTGCGCGCCCTGACGGTGGGAGAGCCGGATCCGTGGGTCCTCTCGCGCGTGGCGCAGGAGGTGGCGCGGCTGGAAGACCTGGCGGGCCAGGGCCCCCAGGCCGGGGACCGGCTGCGGGAGATGCTGAACGAATGCCGCGCGAACAAGCTGCCCCTGCGCTGCGTGGACGTGCTCCTGCGCTTGAGCAGCCGCGCGACCGCGTCGAACCGGCTGCTGGAAGCGGAGGAGTCCGCGCAGGCTGCGTGGCAGGAGGCCGCCGCGCTGGGGGAGTGGGACCGGGAGGGCTTCGCGCTGGTGATGCTGGCCAACGCGACGCGCTTCCAGGTGCGGGTGGCGCTCTCGCGCGCCTACCTCGTCGAGTCCCTGGCCCGGCAGCCCGATGACTGCAGGGCTCGCACGCAGGCGCACCTCAACCTGGCCTCGCTGGCGCTGATGCGCTTCCGGCCCCAGGAGGCGCGGCAGGAGCTGGAGGAGTCGCTGGCGTGCGGCCAGTCCCCCGGGCTCCAGAGTGCGTGGATCCTCGCGGACCTGGCGCGGCTGGCGCCCCGGCCGTCGGACGAGGCGCGCCTGAAGGCGGCGTTGGACCGGGCGACGCCACTGCGGGAGAACGCGGGACGGCGCGTGCTGGCCACGCTCATCCGGGGACGGTTCGAGGTGGACCGCGACTGGCAACAGGGCCAGCAGGTCCTCCGGCAGGCCATCGCGGAGGCGGAGCCGCTGCTGCGCGTGAACGCGGACGCGCGCGACGCGAGGGCGGTGGCCTTCCAGACGCTGGCGGTGAGCGCGGGCCACGCCGGCGCCTTCCGCGAGGCGATGAACGTGGTGGCCGAGAGCCTCCAGGTGCCCGTCCCGGAGGGCTGCGTGCTGGCCGCGGCGGTGGAGGCCGAGCGCACGGTGACGGTGGTGCGCGGGACGAAGGGCCAGGTGCAGGGGCGCTACGACGCTTCCCGCACGACGCCCCTGCGCGACGACCTGACGGGGCTGGTGCCCGATGACCTGGTGGCCCTGCTGCGCGACTGTCCCCGCGTGGCGGTGCTGGCCGCGCCGCCCCTGGACAGCCGCGCGGGCATCCTGCCGTCGGACCTGGCCTGGAGCTACCGGGTCAGCACGGGCATGCAGACGGCGTCCTCCGCGAAGCCTCCGCTGCACGTCGTCGTGTCGGACGTGGAGCCGCCCATGACGCTGCGGCTGGCGCGGCTGCCCTCCGCCATGGACGTGGACCTCGCGGGCGCGCAGCGGCTCTTGCGGCTCAAGGGCGCGCAGGCCACGCCCGAGCGCGTGCTGGAGGCGATGGAGCAGGCCACGGACATCGACATCCACGCGCACGGCGTGGTGGACCGCGCGCTGTCGGACGCCACGATCATCGCGCTGTCGCCGCAGCAGGACGGCCGCTACGCGCTCACCGCGGAGGAGCTGCGCCGCCGTCACCTGCGGGGCGCGCCGCTGGTGGTGCTGGGCGCGTGCAGCGCGGCACGCCTCGCGCCCATCCTGCATGAGACGTCCTCGCTGCCGCAGGCGTTCGTCGCGTCCGGGGCCCGGGCCGTCTTCGCCGCCACGGCGGAGATTCCGAACGACGCGGGCGCCTTCTTCCGCGCGGTGCGGGAGCGCATCCAGTCCGGCGAGGAGCCCTCCCAGGCCCTGCGCGCCGAGCGCCTCGACTGGAGCAGCAAACAGCCCGGGATGCGCTGGGTGAACAAGGTCCTGCTGTACCAGTAG